A section of the Gammaproteobacteria bacterium genome encodes:
- the cas5e gene encoding type I-E CRISPR-associated protein Cas5/CasD, with product MSEFLMLKLYGPMASWGEIAVGEQRLSQGHPTKSAVIGLLAAALGIKREEERQQLRLANGYQMAVRVDSPGALLRDYHTVQVPPPDRGRRYYTRKDEMSVPKDTMSTILSQRDYRVDAHYTVALYGNTAPYTLVELAIALKSPCYTLYLGRKSCPLSLPLDPKVVEAEQLKSAFDKVMVDNELYNCSQLSATSADQCTAYLWEGLSRKQAGFAGNDGTYLIHERRDHVVSRKRWQFINRKEHHLMVRTGVKNELF from the coding sequence ATGAGTGAATTTCTCATGCTGAAACTCTATGGCCCCATGGCTTCCTGGGGTGAAATTGCTGTGGGTGAGCAGCGGCTCTCACAAGGCCACCCCACTAAATCAGCCGTAATCGGCTTGTTGGCGGCGGCACTGGGCATTAAACGTGAAGAGGAGCGTCAACAATTACGGCTTGCCAATGGTTACCAAATGGCGGTACGAGTGGACTCCCCAGGGGCATTGTTGCGTGACTATCACACCGTTCAGGTACCACCACCCGATCGAGGTCGGCGTTACTACACCCGCAAAGATGAAATGTCGGTGCCCAAGGACACAATGAGCACTATTTTATCACAGCGAGATTACCGGGTAGATGCTCACTACACCGTAGCTTTGTACGGCAATACAGCGCCATATACGCTTGTTGAACTGGCAATAGCCCTGAAATCCCCCTGCTACACCCTCTATTTAGGGCGTAAATCTTGTCCTTTATCGCTCCCTTTGGACCCGAAGGTGGTAGAGGCTGAGCAGCTAAAATCTGCCTTTGACAAAGTAATGGTAGATAACGAGCTGTACAACTGTTCACAACTTTCTGCAACTTCGGCTGATCAATGCACGGCCTATTTATGGGAAGGATTATCACGAAAACAGGCAGGCTTTGCCGGCAATGATGGGACTTATCTGATACATGAACGTCGTGATCACGTGGTAAGCCGTAAACGCTGGCAGTTTATCAACCGCAAAGAGCACCATTTAATGGTACGGACGGGGGTGAAGAATGAGTTATTTTAG
- the cas6e gene encoding type I-E CRISPR-associated protein Cas6/Cse3/CasE: MSYFSRVTLDASDYQASRLMRNISLNSYREHQALWKLFPDDPNAERDFLFRADKKPLQRLFYVVSQRQPIAGEGWLVESKLYKPAISEGQMLAFTLRVNPIVTRKDGTGKRQRHDVVMDEKHTINFSQLAHDKRPAMPELIQTSGRKWLLSRSDKYGFEIAEQEVTVESYDQHQITKRGSSKPIRYSTMDLLGVLRVTDVERFTASLLSGIGPAKAFGCGLMMVRRL, from the coding sequence ATGAGTTATTTTAGTCGAGTCACCTTAGATGCTAGCGACTATCAGGCAAGTCGACTGATGCGCAACATCTCACTCAATAGCTATCGAGAGCATCAGGCATTATGGAAACTGTTTCCAGATGATCCGAATGCAGAACGGGATTTTCTGTTTCGAGCAGATAAAAAGCCGTTGCAGCGCCTCTTCTACGTGGTTTCACAGCGTCAGCCGATTGCAGGTGAAGGTTGGCTGGTTGAGAGCAAGCTGTATAAACCGGCTATATCTGAAGGGCAGATGTTGGCATTCACCCTGAGAGTAAATCCCATTGTAACCCGCAAGGATGGTACCGGAAAACGTCAACGTCACGATGTGGTGATGGATGAAAAACATACCATAAATTTCTCACAGCTAGCACATGATAAGCGCCCTGCAATGCCAGAATTAATCCAGACATCTGGAAGAAAATGGTTACTATCTCGCAGTGATAAATATGGCTTTGAAATTGCCGAACAGGAAGTCACAGTTGAGAGCTATGACCAGCATCAGATAACCAAACGAGGGAGCAGTAAGCCCATTCGTTATAGCACCATGGACTTGTTAGGGGTATTGCGAGTAACGGATGTTGAGCGATTCACCGCGAGCCTATTGAGCGGTATTGGCCCTGCCAAAGCATTTGGCTGCGGCCTAATGATGGTGCGTAGATTGTGA
- the cas2 gene encoding type I-E CRISPR-associated endoribonuclease Cas2 yields MSMLTVVTESVPPRLRGRLAIWLLEVRAGVYVGDVSRRVREMIWQQITELAEEGNVVMAWATNSESGFDFQTYGDNRRIPVEYDGLRLVSFLPLKEIKE; encoded by the coding sequence ATGAGCATGCTAACTGTTGTGACAGAAAGTGTACCACCGAGGCTTCGTGGCAGGCTAGCCATCTGGCTACTGGAAGTACGTGCTGGTGTTTATGTGGGTGATGTATCACGGCGGGTACGGGAGATGATTTGGCAGCAAATAACTGAATTGGCAGAAGAGGGTAACGTGGTCATGGCTTGGGCAACCAATAGTGAATCAGGTTTTGATTTTCAAACTTATGGTGACAATAGACGCATACCTGTGGAATATGATGGATTGCGATTAGTCTCTTTCCTACCGTTAAAAGAAATAAAAGAGTAG
- the cas1e gene encoding type I-E CRISPR-associated endonuclease Cas1e: MLPPLKPLPMKDRLSMIFLDRGQVDVLDGAFVLLDKAGVRTHIPVGSVACIMLEPGTRVSHSAVKLAATVGTLLIWVGEAGVRLYASGQPGGARSDRLLYQAKLALDDELRLKVVRKMFELRFGEEAPSRRSVDQLRGIEGARVRKLYQLLAKRYRIEWHGRRYDVKDWDKGDIANRCISAATSCLYGITEAAILAAGYAPAVGFLHTGKPLSFVYDMADIIKFETVVPIAFKVAAANPPQPDREVRLACRDIFRSDKVLKKLIPMIEEVLSAGEISPPKPPEDAQPPAIPEPESMGDAGHRSN; the protein is encoded by the coding sequence ATGTTACCACCACTAAAACCCCTACCCATGAAAGACCGCCTCTCGATGATTTTTCTGGATCGAGGGCAGGTTGATGTGCTAGATGGTGCTTTTGTACTACTGGACAAAGCCGGTGTGCGTACCCATATTCCGGTGGGTTCGGTTGCTTGTATTATGCTGGAACCAGGTACTAGGGTCTCTCACTCAGCGGTAAAATTGGCCGCCACCGTCGGCACACTATTGATCTGGGTTGGTGAGGCCGGGGTGCGGCTATACGCTTCAGGCCAGCCTGGTGGTGCAAGGTCAGACCGCTTGCTCTATCAAGCAAAATTAGCGCTGGATGATGAGCTTAGGCTTAAAGTTGTACGCAAAATGTTTGAGTTGCGCTTTGGCGAAGAGGCACCCTCCAGAAGAAGTGTTGACCAGCTTAGGGGGATAGAGGGCGCACGGGTTAGAAAACTCTACCAACTCCTCGCTAAGCGTTACCGTATTGAGTGGCATGGTCGCCGGTATGACGTAAAGGATTGGGATAAGGGCGACATTGCCAACCGCTGCATTAGTGCTGCTACCTCCTGTCTGTATGGCATCACCGAAGCCGCTATTCTGGCAGCAGGTTATGCACCAGCGGTGGGTTTTCTACACACCGGAAAACCACTCTCCTTTGTTTACGATATGGCAGACATCATCAAATTTGAAACCGTGGTTCCCATCGCTTTTAAAGTTGCGGCCGCCAACCCACCCCAGCCAGATCGAGAAGTACGCCTAGCTTGTAGAGACATCTTTCGCAGTGACAAAGTACTGAAAAAGCTGATTCCGATGATTGAAGAGGTGCTATCCGCTGGGGAAATTAGCCCACCTAAACCTCCGGAAGATGCTCAGCCACCTGCCATTCCAGAGCCGGAATCAATGGGGGATGCCGGGCACCGGAGTAATTAA